A genomic segment from Panthera tigris isolate Pti1 chromosome A1, P.tigris_Pti1_mat1.1, whole genome shotgun sequence encodes:
- the IBA57 gene encoding LOW QUALITY PROTEIN: putative transferase CAF17, mitochondrial (The sequence of the model RefSeq protein was modified relative to this genomic sequence to represent the inferred CDS: inserted 1 base in 1 codon; deleted 1 base in 1 codon) codes for MAAAALLRGAAQGRGSRAWRWRLRATPKRRLAHGSSRHGGDPADGAAWACFPLGERTLLRVRGPDSAPFLLGLLTNELPLPGPADGATPPPARAGYAHFLNIQGRTLYDVIVYRLPEHELAEQVPAFLLECDSAVLGALQTHLALYRIRRKVVVELCPELRVWALLPDRPEEVCGVAPLREWTDRTSVLTPDPRTARMGWRLLVXDEGLVPVPRGRLGDPRDYHRHRYQQGVPEGVRDLPPGVALPLESNLAFMNGVSFTKGCYIGQELTARTHHMGVIRKRLFPVQLLGPVPEDGIALGAPVLTESGQAAGKYRAGQGDVGLALLRAEKIKGPLHIRTSNSSLVALTVSVPDWWPTVAK; via the exons ATGGCGGCCGCGGCGCTGCTCCGGGGCGCGGCTCAGGGGCGCGGCAGCCGGGCCTGGCGCTGGCGGCTGCGTGCGACCCCGAAGCGCCGCCTCGCCCATGGCTCGAGCCGTCACGGCGGCGACCCCGCAGACGGAGCGGCCTGGGCCTGCTTCCCGCTGGGCGAGCGCACCCTGCTGCGCGTGCGCGGGCCAGACTCCGCGCCGTTCCTCCTGGGGCTGCTGACCAATGAGCTGCCGCTTCCGGGTCCTGCGGACGGCGCTACC CCACCCCCGGCGCGGGCGGGCTACGCCCACTTTCTCAACATTCAGGGCCGCACGCTATACGACGTCATTGTCTACCG GCTCCCGGAGCATGAGCTCGCTGAACAGGTGCCCGCTTTCCTCCTGGAGTGCGACAGCGCGGTGCTGGGCGCCCTGCAGACACACCTGGCACTGTACAGGATCCGGCGGAAGGTTGTGGTGGAGCTGTGCCCCGAGCTGCGCGTGTGGGCTCTGCTGCCTGACCGCCCCGAGGAGGTCTGTGGGGTCGCGCCGTTGCGGGAGTGGACCGACAGAACCAGCGTCCTCACCCCTGACCCCCGGACCGCCCGCATGGGCTGGCGGCTTCTTG CGGATGAGGGCCTGGTGCCGGTGCCCAGAGGCCGGCTCGGAGACCCCCGGGATTATCACAGGCACCGGTACCAGCAAG gcGTTCCTGAGGGGGTCCGGGACCTGCCCCCAGGAGTGGCCCTGCCCCTGGAGTCCAACCTGGCTTTCATGAATGGTGTCAGCTTCACTAAGGGCTGCTACATCGGTCAGGAGCTGACCGCCCGCACCCACCACATGGGCGTCATCCGCAAACGCCTGTTCCCAGTGCAGCTGTTGGGGCCTGTCCCTGAGGATGGCATCGCTCTGGGCGCCCCAGTGCTCACCGAGTCGGGTCAGGCCGCTGGCAAGTACAGGGCTGGCCAGGGGGACGTGGGCCTCGCCTTGCTGCGGGCAGAGAAGATTAAGGGCCCTCTCCACATCAGGACCTCCAACAGCAGCCTGGTGGCCCTAACTGTGTCTGTGCCGGACTGGTGGCCCACAGTCGCCAAGTAG